The DNA window GTGGGTTCGGGAGAGACGAAACCACGTCGGCGACGTAAGAAGAGCAAGGGAGAGGCTAGTGCTAGTGGCATAAGGAAGAGAAAGCTAAGTGAAGAACAAGTAAATCAGTTGGAGATGAGCTTCGGGAACGAACATAAGCTGGAGTCGGAGAAAAAGGACAGACTTGCATCCGAGCTCGGTTTGGATCCTCGACAAGTGGCAGTCTGGTTTCAGAACAGGCGAGCACGTTGGAAGACAAAAAGGATTGAAGAGGAGTATTCGAAGTTGAAAGCTGAACATGAATCCAATGTTATCGACAAATGTAGGCTTCAATCAGAGGTATGTATCTCTCTAAAAATGATATATCATATATAGAAGTACTGCTAATATCATTTTCAGTATATATATGGAATGGGTTATAAAGTAAGATATGGGTCCTGCAGGTTTTGAGGCTTAAAGGAGAGCTTACTGGAGCAGAGGAAAAGATACAGAGGTTGATGGAGAAATGTGATGGGACAGTGAGTAACAGTCCAAGTTCATCTTTCTCCATGGATATCATGGAACAACAATATTTTGGGGAATTTGGAATGGAAGGGTTAGA is part of the Impatiens glandulifera chromosome 1, dImpGla2.1, whole genome shotgun sequence genome and encodes:
- the LOC124922436 gene encoding homeobox-leucine zipper protein ATHB-40-like translates to MTTSQVDDQMLLASQFYPGIYSQVVPDQVGSGETKPRRRRKKSKGEASASGIRKRKLSEEQVNQLEMSFGNEHKLESEKKDRLASELGLDPRQVAVWFQNRRARWKTKRIEEEYSKLKAEHESNVIDKCRLQSEVLRLKGELTGAEEKIQRLMEKCDGTVSNSPSSSFSMDIMEQQYFGEFGMEGLENGFFAPDNNNYVHGLEWASSFYM